From Enterococcus wangshanyuanii, the proteins below share one genomic window:
- a CDS encoding ABC transporter permease encodes MNQFLLERGNELVTKIGEHIFISGMALGLGILLAVPIGILLTRTKRTAAIIIGLTSALQTVPSLALLALMIPIFGVGKIPAIIALFIYSLLPILRNTYIGIKEVSSDYKDAAKGMGMTNAQSIFMVELPIAMPTIMAGIRLAAVYVIAWATLASYIGAGGLGDFIFSGLNNYQPDLIFAGTIPVTILALAADLLLGLLEKKITPKALREADE; translated from the coding sequence ATGAATCAGTTTCTTTTAGAACGGGGAAATGAGCTTGTTACAAAAATCGGTGAGCATATTTTCATCTCTGGAATGGCCCTTGGTTTAGGGATTTTGCTTGCGGTTCCAATTGGGATTTTACTAACACGCACCAAAAGAACGGCCGCTATTATTATTGGTTTGACTAGTGCCTTACAAACGGTCCCATCTTTAGCCCTATTGGCACTGATGATCCCCATTTTCGGTGTCGGAAAAATTCCAGCGATTATCGCATTATTTATCTATTCATTGTTGCCGATTTTGAGAAATACCTATATTGGAATCAAAGAAGTCAGCTCTGATTATAAGGATGCCGCTAAAGGAATGGGCATGACAAATGCACAGTCGATTTTCATGGTAGAACTGCCGATCGCCATGCCTACGATCATGGCTGGGATTCGCCTAGCTGCTGTTTATGTTATCGCTTGGGCAACCCTTGCTTCTTATATTGGCGCAGGCGGTCTAGGAGACTTTATTTTCAGTGGCTTGAATAACTATCAGCCTGATTTGATTTTTGCTGGTACGATTCCAGTAACGATTTTAGCTTTAGCTGCTGATTTATTACTGGGCTTATTAGAGAAGAAAATCACTCCTAAAGCATTAAGGGAGGCAGACGAATGA
- a CDS encoding glycosyltransferase has protein sequence MEKFGLGYLVFSLSYLYLFYFISKKNEQYRKFVLAGFVIIQLIYLSWRLIYTIPSGSIPEMIAGSLLYLAEFMGFLQAFTLVFLFWKPYKRKEKKLDALEELPTVDILVATYNENIEILERTVVGCLSIDYPKELLNIYLCDDGDRPIVKKLAEKHHIGFIARPTHEHAKAGNLNYALTQTNGQIIVTQDADMVPKREFLQRTLGYFSNKKVGFIQTPQTFFNSDIFQHNLYLDSEINNEQDFFMRSLEEGKDRFNAVLYVGSNALFQREALESIGGFTTGVITEDMATGLLLQNNGWQGVFVNEALASGLSPETLGDYVKQRDRWGRGNVQVIKKYTLKKLKNLSFIQKWFYLDGVMYWYSGMYKLIYLMSPFLYLVLNIASLKTTLTQLIVFWLPAFLSGSLMYKSVARKKYNSFISNIYELVTAPQVSWAVWKETLFSPKKNKKFHVTIKGVQGSKGYFDWRNCKVQILLLCINLFTLSYYIFHLDIHHLQWQSILSINLYWLLYNIVSLVVAVSVAYERPRLPMSIPVDYQGKMSKEGQIIPVQINYLSERSVIITAEQNDPYLSQLLNQEEGLLSFEKIKEVKMVRSRILNLDGKVEITFKIQKLSRKNHYLWLGLIYSDAEHVGDIQSIRVKFYTLFKYIFKNKKDAQKNQQLLL, from the coding sequence ATGGAAAAATTTGGGTTAGGTTATTTGGTATTTAGTTTAAGCTATTTATATTTATTTTATTTTATTTCGAAAAAAAATGAACAATATCGAAAATTTGTATTAGCTGGATTTGTCATTATTCAGTTGATCTATTTGTCATGGCGCTTGATTTACACGATTCCAAGCGGCAGTATTCCAGAAATGATAGCTGGAAGTCTATTGTATTTGGCTGAGTTTATGGGATTCTTACAGGCGTTTACGCTAGTCTTTTTATTTTGGAAACCATATAAACGTAAAGAAAAAAAGCTTGATGCACTAGAAGAGCTGCCCACAGTAGATATTCTAGTGGCAACATATAATGAAAACATCGAAATTTTGGAAAGAACAGTTGTAGGCTGTTTATCGATCGATTATCCTAAAGAACTATTGAATATCTATTTATGTGATGATGGTGATCGCCCGATCGTTAAAAAATTAGCTGAAAAACATCATATTGGATTTATCGCACGTCCTACACATGAGCATGCTAAAGCAGGAAATTTAAATTACGCTTTAACACAAACAAACGGACAGATCATCGTGACACAAGATGCAGATATGGTGCCGAAAAGAGAATTTTTACAGCGAACACTAGGCTATTTTTCAAACAAAAAAGTTGGTTTTATTCAAACGCCGCAAACATTTTTTAACTCAGACATCTTCCAACACAATTTATACTTAGACAGTGAAATCAATAATGAACAAGACTTTTTCATGCGTAGTTTAGAGGAAGGGAAAGATCGTTTTAACGCTGTCCTTTATGTTGGAAGTAATGCTTTATTCCAGCGTGAGGCATTAGAGTCGATCGGTGGTTTCACAACGGGTGTGATCACAGAAGATATGGCTACAGGATTGTTGTTGCAAAATAATGGTTGGCAGGGGGTTTTTGTCAACGAAGCGTTGGCTTCTGGACTTTCTCCAGAAACATTGGGTGATTACGTGAAACAACGTGATCGCTGGGGGCGCGGCAATGTTCAAGTAATCAAAAAATACACGTTGAAGAAACTTAAAAATTTATCTTTTATTCAAAAATGGTTCTATTTAGACGGTGTGATGTATTGGTATTCTGGCATGTATAAATTGATTTATTTGATGTCGCCGTTTCTATATCTAGTTCTTAATATTGCAAGCTTGAAAACTACATTAACGCAACTGATCGTATTTTGGCTGCCAGCCTTTTTATCTGGGAGTCTGATGTACAAATCAGTAGCTAGAAAAAAATATAATTCATTCATAAGTAATATCTATGAACTAGTAACGGCGCCTCAGGTATCCTGGGCTGTTTGGAAAGAAACCTTATTTAGTCCAAAGAAAAATAAAAAATTTCACGTAACCATCAAGGGAGTTCAAGGCTCAAAAGGATATTTTGATTGGCGCAACTGTAAGGTACAGATTTTATTATTGTGTATCAATCTGTTTACTTTATCCTACTATATTTTTCATTTAGATATTCACCATCTACAATGGCAAAGTATTTTATCGATCAATCTTTACTGGCTGCTGTACAATATCGTCAGTTTAGTGGTTGCAGTTAGTGTTGCGTATGAACGTCCGCGTCTGCCGATGAGTATTCCAGTGGATTATCAAGGAAAGATGAGCAAAGAAGGGCAGATCATACCCGTTCAAATCAATTACTTGAGTGAACGAAGTGTGATCATTACGGCTGAACAAAATGATCCTTATTTAAGTCAGTTATTGAATCAAGAAGAAGGATTGCTTTCTTTTGAAAAAATAAAAGAAGTAAAAATGGTTCGTTCGCGTATCTTAAACTTAGATGGAAAAGTTGAGATTACATTCAAAATTCAAAAGCTGTCCCGAAAAAATCATTATTTGTGGTTAGGATTGATTTATTCAGATGCAGAACATGTAGGGGATATTCAATCAATTAGAGTGAAATTTTACACGCTATTCAAGTATATTTTCAAAAATAAAAAAGATGCACAAAAAAATCAACAGTTACTGTTATAA
- a CDS encoding APC family permease — protein sequence MDYLKRLFIGKPLKSTENDEHKLSRFAALALLSSDALSSIAYGTEQIVVVLVTLSAAAIWYSLPIAAFVIILLISLTLSYRQIIHAYPHGGGAYVVSSENLGKNAGLIAGGSLLVDYMLTVAVSVSAGAEAIISAVPALYGHQVIISIGIVLLIMLMNLRGLRESAGFLMFPVYSFIAVITLLIVTGLFKIMTGAVPLHATAIPGTVVPGITIALILRAFSSGSSSLTGVEAISNAVPFFKKPRAKNAAGTLALMATILGFFFVGITFINYWYGVVPKTEMTVLAQIGQAVFGQNILYYILQFATALILAVAANTGFSAFPVLAYNLAKDKFMPHMYMDRGDRLGYSNGILTLAAGSVVLLLIFQGSTERLIPLYSIGVFIPFALSQTGMVVKWRKETKKWLSKSIANIVGAFISYAIIAILFAYRLTDIWPFFIIMPVLLFVFYSIHKHYKNVAEQLRLEETVDEQKFYGNTVIVLVGNATKANVGAVNYARSIGDYVVAMHVSIDEDPAKEKEIEAEFKKSFPDIRFSIVHSSYRSITNPILRYVDLVSKNSAKRNYTTTVLIPQFVPNKRWQNILHNQTSLRLRLRLALRDNLIVSTYSYRLKK from the coding sequence GTGGATTACTTGAAGCGATTATTTATCGGAAAACCACTAAAGTCTACTGAGAATGATGAACATAAACTAAGTCGATTTGCAGCTTTAGCTTTATTATCATCAGATGCATTATCTTCAATTGCTTATGGTACGGAACAAATCGTTGTCGTGCTGGTTACTTTATCGGCGGCCGCTATTTGGTACTCTTTGCCGATCGCTGCTTTTGTTATTATTTTACTTATTTCATTAACGTTATCTTATCGGCAAATCATTCATGCTTATCCTCATGGAGGCGGAGCCTATGTTGTCAGTAGTGAGAACTTAGGGAAAAATGCTGGTTTAATTGCTGGTGGTTCGTTATTAGTGGATTATATGCTGACAGTAGCAGTTTCAGTCTCAGCTGGTGCTGAAGCGATCATCTCAGCCGTGCCAGCACTATACGGGCATCAGGTGATCATTTCGATCGGAATTGTTTTGTTGATCATGCTGATGAATTTACGAGGATTGAGAGAATCGGCAGGATTTTTGATGTTTCCAGTCTATAGCTTTATTGCAGTCATCACTTTGCTGATCGTAACTGGATTGTTCAAAATCATGACTGGGGCAGTGCCGCTGCACGCAACAGCGATACCTGGGACAGTTGTACCAGGTATTACGATCGCGTTGATCTTACGTGCTTTTTCTTCTGGGTCATCTTCGTTGACAGGTGTGGAAGCAATTAGCAATGCGGTTCCTTTTTTTAAAAAGCCAAGAGCTAAAAATGCTGCTGGTACATTGGCTTTGATGGCGACGATTTTAGGATTTTTCTTTGTCGGTATCACATTTATCAACTACTGGTACGGAGTTGTTCCTAAAACGGAAATGACCGTACTGGCTCAAATCGGACAAGCTGTTTTTGGTCAAAATATTTTGTATTATATTTTACAGTTTGCAACGGCCTTGATTTTAGCGGTAGCTGCAAATACAGGATTTTCAGCCTTTCCAGTTTTAGCTTACAATTTAGCGAAAGATAAGTTTATGCCGCATATGTATATGGATCGAGGCGACCGTCTAGGCTATTCGAATGGGATTTTGACTTTGGCAGCGGGTTCTGTTGTACTCCTGCTGATTTTTCAAGGATCAACAGAGCGTTTGATTCCCTTGTATTCCATCGGTGTTTTCATTCCATTTGCTTTATCTCAAACAGGGATGGTCGTCAAATGGCGTAAGGAAACGAAGAAATGGTTGTCAAAATCAATTGCAAATATTGTAGGAGCGTTCATTTCTTATGCGATCATTGCCATTTTATTCGCTTATCGCCTAACGGATATCTGGCCGTTTTTCATTATTATGCCCGTGTTGCTCTTTGTTTTTTACAGTATCCATAAGCATTATAAAAATGTAGCAGAGCAGCTGCGTTTGGAAGAAACGGTGGATGAGCAGAAATTTTACGGTAACACTGTGATCGTACTGGTTGGAAATGCCACAAAAGCGAATGTTGGAGCCGTTAACTATGCCCGCTCGATTGGCGATTATGTTGTAGCGATGCATGTTTCTATTGATGAAGACCCAGCCAAGGAAAAGGAAATCGAAGCGGAATTTAAAAAGTCCTTTCCAGATATTCGTTTTTCGATCGTCCATTCTTCTTATCGCTCGATTACGAATCCTATTTTACGCTATGTTGATTTAGTTAGTAAGAATTCAGCCAAACGCAACTATACGACGACTGTCTTGATTCCGCAATTCGTTCCCAATAAGCGCTGGCAAAATATTCTTCATAACCAAACTAGCTTGCGTTTACGGCTTCGTCTGGCTTTGCGGGACAATCTGATCGTTTCAACGTACAGTTACCGATTAAAAAAATAA
- a CDS encoding PadR family transcriptional regulator, translating into MRASSQFKKGALEMCVLHFIQKEDRYGYELTQRVNQFIPITEGALYPVLRRLVKESYCIIYAKESPDGPSRKYYQITDKGQEYLALLEHDWDEFVDQVNELRRAD; encoded by the coding sequence ATGAGGGCTTCAAGCCAGTTTAAAAAAGGTGCTTTAGAGATGTGTGTACTTCATTTTATTCAAAAGGAAGATCGCTACGGCTATGAATTAACACAACGAGTAAATCAATTTATACCAATTACCGAAGGGGCACTTTATCCGGTTTTACGTCGGTTAGTTAAAGAGTCCTACTGCATTATTTACGCCAAAGAATCACCAGATGGACCTTCAAGAAAGTACTATCAGATAACAGATAAGGGACAAGAATATTTGGCACTTTTGGAACATGACTGGGACGAGTTTGTTGATCAAGTAAACGAGTTGAGGAGGGCAGATTAG
- the queA gene encoding tRNA preQ1(34) S-adenosylmethionine ribosyltransferase-isomerase QueA produces the protein MLSTEDFDFDLPEELIAQTPLKDRTSSRLLVLNRETKEIEDKHFHDIIDELNAGDALVMNDTRVLPARLYGEKPETGGHLEVLLLTNTQGDTWETLIKPAKRAKKGTEIHFGDGRLKATVVEELEHGGRIVDFTYDGIFLEILESLGEMPLPPYIKERLEDPERYQTVYAKENGSAAAPTAGLHFTQELLEKIQAKGVKLVYLTLHVGLGTFRPVSVENIAEHEMHSEFYRLTETAAEQLNEVRQQGGKIIAVGTTSIRTLETIGSKFDGQIKADSGWTDIFITPGYEFKIVQAFSTNFHLPKSTLVMLVSAFAGRDLTLAAYHHAINERYRFFSFGDAMFVK, from the coding sequence ATGCTTAGTACAGAAGATTTTGATTTTGATTTACCTGAAGAGCTGATTGCTCAAACACCGCTAAAAGATCGAACAAGCTCACGACTTTTAGTCTTAAACCGTGAAACAAAAGAAATAGAAGATAAGCATTTTCATGACATCATTGATGAATTGAATGCTGGAGATGCGCTAGTCATGAATGATACACGTGTATTACCTGCGCGTTTATACGGAGAAAAACCTGAGACTGGTGGGCATTTGGAAGTGCTCCTTTTGACGAATACACAAGGAGATACTTGGGAGACACTGATCAAGCCAGCGAAACGAGCTAAAAAAGGCACTGAAATTCATTTTGGTGACGGACGTTTGAAGGCGACAGTTGTTGAAGAACTGGAGCATGGCGGCCGAATTGTTGATTTCACTTATGATGGGATTTTCTTGGAGATTTTAGAATCTTTAGGCGAAATGCCTCTACCGCCCTATATCAAAGAACGTTTAGAAGACCCTGAACGATACCAAACGGTCTATGCAAAAGAGAACGGCTCTGCCGCTGCTCCCACAGCCGGCTTACACTTCACTCAAGAACTACTTGAGAAGATTCAAGCAAAAGGGGTAAAGTTAGTCTATCTGACTTTACATGTTGGCCTAGGAACGTTTCGTCCAGTTAGTGTAGAAAATATTGCTGAACATGAGATGCACAGTGAATTTTATCGATTGACAGAAACGGCTGCAGAACAGCTGAATGAGGTTCGGCAACAGGGCGGGAAAATTATTGCTGTTGGAACAACCTCTATTCGTACGCTAGAAACGATCGGCTCAAAATTTGATGGCCAAATTAAAGCAGACAGTGGCTGGACAGATATTTTTATCACACCAGGCTATGAATTCAAGATCGTTCAAGCTTTTTCAACGAACTTCCATTTACCGAAGTCCACATTAGTCATGCTAGTCAGTGCATTTGCAGGACGTGATTTGACATTAGCTGCATATCATCATGCTATAAATGAACGCTATCGCTTCTTTAGCTTCGGGGATGCAATGTTTGTGAAATAA
- a CDS encoding osmoprotectant ABC transporter substrate-binding protein, which yields MKHKLKLFFIVCCSALLLSGCSLPGLASNSDENTISITGGITSEAQILASLVAGMIEHYTDEKTTIINNLATTTINHQAMINGDAQISAARYTGTDLTTTLNLEPIKEPEKAFNVVQAEFEKRYQQKWFKSYGFANTYAFMVTQETAKKYNLKTISDLKKVGDQLTAGVDTSWIDRKGDGYKGFTETYGFDFKRVFPMQIGLVYDAVAANKMDVVLGYSTDGRIGSYDLVILEDDLHFFPPYDASAVATDEVLKKHPELNDILGKLSGKISTETMQKLNFQADNDLMEPETVAENFLKEHHFFESVGGGN from the coding sequence ATGAAACACAAATTAAAATTGTTCTTTATTGTATGTTGCAGTGCGTTGTTACTTTCTGGCTGCTCATTACCAGGATTGGCTTCTAATTCTGATGAAAATACGATCTCCATCACTGGCGGGATCACATCTGAGGCACAAATTTTGGCTAGTTTAGTTGCAGGAATGATCGAACATTATACAGATGAAAAGACAACGATCATCAATAATCTAGCGACAACAACGATCAATCACCAAGCGATGATCAATGGAGATGCCCAAATTTCGGCTGCTCGGTATACTGGGACCGATTTAACGACTACGTTAAATTTAGAACCGATCAAAGAACCAGAAAAAGCCTTCAATGTAGTACAGGCAGAATTTGAGAAAAGATACCAGCAAAAATGGTTTAAATCCTACGGTTTCGCTAACACTTATGCTTTCATGGTCACACAGGAAACTGCTAAAAAATATAATTTGAAAACAATCAGTGACCTCAAAAAAGTCGGCGATCAATTGACTGCTGGTGTAGATACTTCTTGGATCGACCGAAAAGGTGACGGCTATAAAGGCTTTACAGAAACATATGGCTTTGACTTTAAACGAGTCTTTCCTATGCAGATCGGTCTAGTCTACGATGCAGTAGCCGCTAATAAAATGGATGTTGTTTTAGGCTACTCTACAGATGGACGGATCGGCAGCTATGATCTAGTTATTTTAGAAGATGATCTGCATTTCTTCCCACCTTATGATGCCTCTGCAGTAGCAACAGATGAAGTCTTAAAGAAACATCCAGAATTAAATGATATTTTAGGGAAGTTGTCCGGAAAAATTTCGACAGAAACCATGCAAAAACTGAATTTCCAAGCAGACAATGATTTGATGGAACCTGAAACAGTTGCTGAGAATTTCTTGAAAGAACATCACTTCTTTGAATCTGTTGGAGGTGGAAATTAA
- a CDS encoding DUF4097 family beta strand repeat-containing protein, producing the protein MEEYLDQLKAAFAEEDIEEFNELKEDLLEQLAVCLEDGQTEAEVVARLASPQEIAADYYADLSLAAAINAKTSVVPREEIQDVFIQTQKKRMQKLLKTVVKVLKPLILLLLLAEFSFSLIYIIKELLEEKNLAAIPLILCFFTAALILQLVKSWFIEKKKLVNILSTAALALGLGGLLVFSLTDRLMYTGRQYYKEIELSSSKNASFSFDSDADVEITTVEVSSTEKPSLMVKGRFKESDIQKIEKGSYKNKVDLTLDKENIFDTFTKTGRSEVMFFIPKGTILDDFRLSLSQGDLRLLDIQTKNFDLNLISGDVYAKNIIADEGHVKSDFGDVIIEESAMNLEVKSDSGKTVITGMLGDLMIEGNSGLSILKFLRSDNIVLNNHSGRMILEDTETKKLKATATDGQVIVKRTKGDLLMSNEKGKIVSEENKGNLEIENISGPIISIQDSKVNAKVSSHSGFIKWLQDPAQAVKVTASTGTGEIKNDFSKIPSGKYSIDVQSKTGDVKILKKVE; encoded by the coding sequence ATGGAGGAATATTTAGACCAGCTAAAAGCTGCTTTTGCTGAAGAAGATATAGAAGAATTCAATGAGTTGAAAGAAGATCTACTGGAGCAACTAGCTGTTTGTTTAGAAGATGGACAAACAGAAGCTGAAGTTGTAGCCAGACTTGCTTCACCTCAAGAAATTGCAGCAGACTATTATGCAGATCTAAGCTTAGCTGCTGCAATCAATGCGAAAACATCTGTTGTTCCTCGAGAAGAGATCCAAGATGTTTTTATTCAAACACAGAAAAAGAGAATGCAAAAGTTATTAAAGACAGTAGTTAAGGTATTAAAACCTTTGATATTACTTTTATTGTTGGCAGAGTTTTCTTTTTCTCTCATCTATATAATCAAAGAACTGCTCGAAGAAAAAAATCTAGCTGCTATTCCATTGATACTTTGTTTTTTTACAGCTGCATTGATTCTTCAATTAGTAAAAAGCTGGTTTATTGAAAAGAAAAAACTAGTAAATATCTTATCTACAGCAGCGTTAGCATTAGGTCTAGGGGGATTGTTGGTATTTTCTCTAACAGATCGTTTGATGTATACGGGAAGACAGTATTATAAAGAGATCGAGCTTTCTTCAAGCAAGAATGCTTCATTTAGTTTTGATTCAGATGCAGATGTCGAAATCACAACAGTAGAAGTTTCTAGTACTGAAAAGCCGAGTTTGATGGTCAAAGGAAGATTTAAAGAAAGTGATATCCAAAAAATCGAAAAAGGTTCTTACAAAAACAAGGTCGATTTGACCCTTGATAAAGAGAATATCTTTGATACATTTACTAAAACAGGGCGTTCGGAGGTGATGTTCTTTATTCCAAAAGGGACAATTCTTGATGATTTTCGCTTGAGTCTAAGCCAAGGAGATCTACGCTTACTAGATATTCAGACGAAAAATTTTGATTTGAATTTAATTTCAGGAGATGTCTATGCTAAGAATATCATTGCAGATGAAGGTCATGTGAAAAGTGATTTTGGAGATGTGATCATTGAAGAATCTGCCATGAACCTAGAGGTAAAAAGTGATTCTGGAAAGACGGTTATTACTGGTATGCTAGGTGATTTGATGATTGAAGGAAATAGCGGACTGTCTATTTTGAAATTCTTACGCTCAGATAATATCGTGTTGAACAACCATTCCGGCCGAATGATTTTGGAAGATACCGAGACAAAGAAACTAAAAGCGACCGCAACTGATGGCCAGGTCATTGTCAAGAGAACGAAGGGCGATCTACTAATGAGCAATGAAAAAGGTAAAATCGTCTCAGAAGAGAATAAAGGAAATCTAGAAATAGAAAATATTTCTGGACCGATCATTTCAATTCAGGATAGCAAAGTAAATGCTAAAGTATCCAGTCATTCTGGCTTTATTAAATGGCTTCAAGATCCTGCACAAGCAGTCAAAGTCACAGCGAGCACAGGAACAGGCGAAATAAAAAATGATTTTTCAAAGATACCTTCTGGAAAATACAGTATTGATGTGCAGTCGAAAACAGGTGACGTCAAGATTTTGAAAAAAGTAGAGTAA
- a CDS encoding betaine/proline/choline family ABC transporter ATP-binding protein (Members of the family are the ATP-binding subunit of ABC transporters for substrates such as betaine, L-proline or other amino acids, choline, carnitine, etc. The substrate specificity is best determined from the substrate-binding subunit, rather than this subunit, as it interacts with the permease subunit and not with substrate directly.), giving the protein MIEFQHVSKIYKGGKIAVDDVNLSFDKGEFICFIGTSGSGKTTSMRMINRMTDPTKGKILINGEDIQTINPVELRRKIGYVIQNIGLMPHMTIRENIVLVPKLLKVDLEERNKIAEKMIDLVELPREMLDRYPNELSGGQQQRIGVVRALAANQDIILMDEPFGALDPITRDSLQDLVKDLQERLGKTIVFVTHDMDEALKLANRIAIMSEGKVIQFDTPDNILRHPVNEFVEELIGEDRLIQAKPDITTVGEVMLNNAITITPEKSLSEAIKLMREKRVDTLLVVDGSGVLKGFIDVETLDRRRNKATSVSDIMNPKVFFVKKSSLLRDTLQRILKRGLKYVPVVDDQQKVVGILTRASLVDIVYDVIWGEEEHTDETETTDVTQPQAEV; this is encoded by the coding sequence TTGATCGAATTTCAACATGTTTCAAAAATCTACAAAGGCGGTAAAATCGCCGTAGATGATGTCAATCTGTCGTTTGATAAAGGAGAATTTATTTGCTTTATCGGTACCAGCGGCAGTGGAAAAACAACATCGATGCGGATGATCAATCGAATGACAGATCCAACAAAAGGCAAAATCTTGATTAACGGTGAAGACATTCAAACGATCAATCCAGTAGAGTTACGAAGAAAAATCGGGTATGTTATCCAAAATATCGGCTTGATGCCGCATATGACGATCCGGGAAAATATTGTACTTGTACCAAAATTGCTGAAAGTTGATTTGGAAGAACGCAACAAAATCGCTGAGAAAATGATCGATTTGGTCGAGTTGCCTAGAGAAATGCTTGATCGTTATCCTAATGAATTATCTGGCGGTCAACAACAACGGATCGGGGTCGTTAGAGCTTTAGCAGCGAATCAGGATATTATATTGATGGATGAGCCTTTTGGTGCTTTAGATCCGATCACAAGAGATTCTTTGCAGGATTTAGTGAAAGACCTACAAGAACGTTTAGGAAAAACCATTGTTTTTGTTACACATGATATGGATGAAGCGCTGAAATTAGCGAATCGAATCGCCATTATGAGCGAAGGTAAAGTGATTCAATTTGATACACCAGATAATATTTTACGCCATCCTGTCAATGAATTTGTTGAAGAGCTGATCGGTGAGGATCGCTTGATCCAAGCGAAACCGGATATTACAACTGTGGGTGAAGTAATGCTGAACAACGCCATTACGATCACACCAGAAAAATCACTTTCTGAAGCGATCAAGCTAATGAGAGAAAAACGGGTAGATACGCTATTAGTAGTTGACGGGTCTGGTGTTCTGAAAGGCTTTATCGATGTTGAAACCTTAGACCGCCGTCGGAATAAAGCAACAAGTGTGAGTGATATCATGAATCCAAAAGTTTTCTTTGTAAAAAAATCTTCCTTATTGCGGGATACTTTACAGCGCATTTTAAAACGTGGATTGAAATACGTTCCTGTTGTTGATGACCAGCAAAAAGTCGTTGGTATCTTAACAAGAGCTTCTCTCGTAGATATCGTATATGACGTTATCTGGGGCGAAGAAGAACATACAGATGAAACTGAAACAACAGATGTCACACAGCCGCAAGCGGAGGTGTAA
- a CDS encoding ABC transporter permease: MQNLQDMNLLQQFLYYFEQNGSYVLSQFVRHFLISIYGVLFAAIVGIPIGIFIARRKKMAGWVVSIANLIQTVPSLAMLSILMLGLGLGVNTVIVTVFLYSLLPIIKNTYTGMIQVDRNILDVGKGMGMTKWQRLYMVELPLSVSVIMAGIRNALVVAIGITAIGAFVGAGGLGDIIIRGTNATDGTAIILVGALPTALMAIITDWVLGMIERRLDPASKHS, encoded by the coding sequence ATGCAAAACTTACAAGATATGAATTTACTACAGCAGTTTCTCTATTACTTTGAGCAAAACGGCAGCTATGTGTTAAGCCAGTTCGTAAGACATTTTCTGATTTCCATTTATGGTGTTTTATTTGCGGCAATCGTGGGGATTCCCATCGGTATCTTCATCGCCCGCAGAAAAAAAATGGCCGGCTGGGTCGTTAGTATCGCTAACTTGATCCAAACGGTTCCTTCCCTTGCGATGCTGTCTATCTTGATGCTAGGACTTGGGTTGGGCGTAAACACAGTTATCGTCACCGTATTCTTGTATTCTCTTTTGCCGATCATCAAAAATACCTACACTGGTATGATCCAGGTGGACAGAAATATTTTAGATGTTGGGAAAGGGATGGGCATGACGAAATGGCAGCGGCTTTATATGGTTGAATTGCCGCTTTCAGTTTCTGTGATCATGGCTGGAATCCGTAATGCATTAGTTGTTGCGATCGGGATCACTGCCATCGGTGCCTTTGTCGGTGCAGGCGGTCTAGGCGATATCATTATCCGCGGAACCAACGCAACAGATGGTACAGCGATCATTCTTGTCGGCGCCTTGCCAACAGCTTTGATGGCGATCATTACTGACTGGGTACTAGGGATGATCGAGCGACGTCTTGATCCTGCAAGTAAACATTCATAA